In bacterium BMS3Abin02, the sequence GACTTCGCCAGGTCAAAGTGGTCCGCGAGCTCGCCGGCGGTCAGGTCACCGGCCTTGAGGAGATCCAGAATCCGTCTCCTGGTGGGGTCCGAAAGAGCCCGCAGGGTTCGATTGATGTTCATCGCCAGGTTCACACTATTTCGGTAACTACCGAAATAGTATCAGATCCGTGCCTCCTGTGCAACGAACCAGAACCTCGATCCGCCCGTGGCCCAACAGGCCCAACCCGTCGCCCTCCAGACGCGCCAAGACCCCCGTCGAGCAGGGGTCTCACGTGGTAGCCCCGACCAGATTCGAACTGGCGTTACCGGCTTGAAAGGCCGGTTCAGGGGGTTTTCGGCCTGTTTCGCTGACCTGCCAAAACGCCCAGAAACCGCCTGTGACCTGGCATTTCGCGTGAATCTCACTTTGCATCGTTTCGCGTCGTTTTTCGTCTGTTGTGGCCCAGATGTGGCCCAGGCGTGGCCCAAGATCGGAGCGCTGCCACTCACGGGGCCCCAGCCCCGATGTCTCTCGACTCATCGGACGACAGGGCACCCCTCAGCCGAGCCGACTCAGATCCGATGCACGAGGAGTCGCTGCTCGATCACGCGGCTCCCCAGTCTGATGTGGCCCGAACGCTATCCGATCCGTCGCAGAATCGCCCGGAACCAGCTGGTGAACACGGGCAGATCCGACACGAGTCGGCATCCAACCTGCGCGTAGACGTCATCCACCACGACTGCATCCGCCGACTCGACAGCGAGCACATCAATCTGAAACACGAACGGTCGAGCTTCTCGCCCAATCCGATGCTCATGGTCCGAGACGAGCTGGTTCGGGACCGGCCCCAACGCGCTGAGCGTATCGAACAGACGACGCTTACGATCCGACGGTCGGTTCCACCATCGAGAGAACCCGGGCCAGACAGCCTGACAGGCAGGCCGCAAAGCCGCGAACTGTTCGAGCGAGTCGAATGCCGGCGGGTCGAACCGTCCCAGGACAGACAGACCGGAGCGACCAGCCGCCAACCCCGTCATCTGGTTCCACCACTCGGACCACTCTCGGGCCGCTCCCGTCAGATCCAACCCGAACTCGGTGACAGCGAGGCCGTCCTCGAGGAGACCGGCAGCCAGCTGTGACACCCCGGAGACCGACAGACCGAGAGATGCGCGGATCCCAAGCGCGAAGTTGAGGTCCTCTGGAATACCGACACGCAGTTCCCATGATTGGTGGCCTGAGAAACGCAATGAAACCACACCCTCCCGCAGCCATTCTGGCTCTCCGAGATCGTCCATGCCTCAATCCTTCAGCGGGACTGTCACACCGGAACACAGTCGCAGGCACGGTCATCGCCACGAAGACAACCGGCCAAGTATGCGGACTCGGCTGCCAGGCAACTCAATTGGCTGCCACGCAGCGGAGCTGAGAGGGTCTGAACTCCCGACAAGCGGCTCACAGCCCGCAATCGGCGCTACCGGCCGACCAGGCCGGTTCAAGGGACTTGGGACCCGATTCGCCGATCTTGCCGCATGTCCCTTATCGCTCTCCCATCGAACCCCAAGTGTTCGTCACGACGCAATCTTGTCGCCGATGTGGATCGGGATGACGTGCTCCTCATCGTCACCCTCGAAGATCGCCAGTAGCTCGAGACGAGCTCCCAGGTGCTCGAGGTAGTTGCGCAGCGTGGAGAGCTTCACGTCTCCGGCTCGTTCGAGCTGTGAGATGGCGGACTGGCTGATTCCCAGCTCGGCCGCCAGCTCGGTTTGGGAACGATCAAGGGCACGGCGAAGCTCGTAGAGCCCTATCTCGGCCAGCGTGTCCTCCCGCAGCGCAGCCAAGCGCTCGGAGGCTCCTGGACGTGCCAGCACTTCTTCGTGAAGCCGACGGTAGTTCTTAGTGGAAGACATCAGTACCTCTCTTGTTCAGTGGGTCGTGCCATCGTCGAGCAGCATCACTCGATCGTCGAGGGCCTCCTACTGCTCGCCGGTGAGTCCTCGCCACCATTCTTCGAATTCGTCGGTGTACTCGACTTCCCACACTAACATCACTATAAGCGCTACCTTCTAGAATGTCTAGCTGATATCGGGCCGCCAACCGGACACATCCACAGGTCCCGGTGGTTCCCCGGGACTTGGCATGGCCCCCGGCCGTGGTGGGTGAATGTCGGGCTATCGGGTCACCACGGCCGTGATCGCGGACCGGTCGCCTCGGCTCGGATCTGCTCGAGCAAGGTC encodes:
- a CDS encoding helix-turn-helix protein; this translates as MSSTKNYRRLHEEVLARPGASERLAALREDTLAEIGLYELRRALDRSQTELAAELGISQSAISQLERAGDVKLSTLRNYLEHLGARLELLAIFEGDDEEHVIPIHIGDKIAS